GACCGTGCACGTCGGCGACCAGGTGCTCGCGGTCGGCAACGCCGAGGGCTACGGCGGCGCGCCGACAGTCACCGAGGGCATCATCTCGGCCCTCAACCGTGATCTCCCGGCCGGCGAGGGCGCCGCTGCGCTGCGCGGGCTGCTGCAGACCGACGCCGCGATCAACCCGGGCAGCAGCGGCGGTGCGCTGGTGGACACCGCTGGGCGGGTGGTCGGCATCACCAACGCGATCGCCGCCGGGTCGCGTGGCCAGCCGGCGCAGAACATCGGCTTCGCGATCCCGACCGACACGGTGCTCAAGGTGCTGCCCGCGCTGCGGGCGGGCCGCAACGTCACGGGTGGCGGCAACGCCAGCGGGACCCCGACCGCGTTCCTCGGCGTGGACCTCTCGGACGCCGGGCAGGGCGCCGGCGCGCTGGTCGCCGCGGTGGAGCCCGGGACGCCGGCAGCGGCCGCGGGCCTGCAGCCGGGCGACATGATCACCGCCGCGGACGGCACCACCATCAGCAGCCCGGCCGACCTGCGTTCGGTCGTCGCCCGACACAAGCCGGGGAACAAGATCAAGCTCACCTGGCGGCCAAGCGGGCAGAGCCAGACCCGGTCGGCGACCGTGACGCTGGCCACCCGGCTGGCGAACGCCGGCTGATCCGGAGCCGCCTGGCCCTGGCTCACCTCGGTGACGTGGGGCCGGCCCACCGCGGACCGGCCCACGTTCACCCCGGCGTCCCCGTGTCTCTCCGGGCGCTGACGCTCGGCTCCGCCTCGCTCTCGAGCCCCCCGGATCCCCTGGCCTCGCCGTTGGCCTCGGCCGAGGCCAACAGGGGCAGCTCGACGCGGAACACCGCCCCCTCTCCTGGAGCCGAGCGCACTGCGGCGCGGCCGCCGTGCGCGGCGGCGATCGCGGCCACGATCGACAGGCCGAGCCCGGCGCCGCCGTCATGCGACGGCGACCGGAAGCGGGAGCCGTCGGCCCGGTAGAAGCGCTCGAACACCCGCTTGGCCTGCTCCCTGGTCAGGCCAGGGCCGCGGTCGGCGACCTCGACGATCGCCACGCCCTTGGCGGCGTCGGACCACACCTGCACCTGGGCCGGCGCGTCCGCCGGCGTGTGGGCGCGGACGTTGGCGAGGAGGTTGTCGACCACCTGCCGCAGCCGGTCCGGGTCCCCGAGCACCTCCACCGAGTCGGTCACGCCGCCGCTTGAGCCGAGCTTCAGCTCCAGCGGCCGGGCGGGCTCCACCGCCGTGGCGGCCTCGACCGCCTCGGTGGCCGCCGCCCCCAGGTCGACCGGGCGGCGCTGCAGCGGGCGGCGCTGGTCCAGCCGGGTCAGCAGCAGCAGGTCCTCGACCAGTGCGCCCATCCGGGTCGCCTCGCTCTCGATGCGGCGCAGCAGCCGCGGCAGGTCCTCGGGGTGACGGTCGGCGCCGCGGCGGAACAGCTCGGCGTACGCGCGGATGACTGCCAGGGGCGTGCGCAGCTCGTGCGACGCGTCCGCGACGAAGCGCCGCAGCCGCTCCTCCGACTGCCGGAGCTGCGCCTCGGACGCCCGGCGCTCGGCGAACGCCGCCTCGATCTGGCCGAGCATCAGGTTGAGGGCCTGCCCCAGCCGGCCGACCTCGCTGCCGGGCTCGGCCCGTGCCACCCGCTGGGTGAGGTCTCCGCGGGCGATGGTGGCCGCGGTCGCGCTGATCTCGTCGAGCGGCCGCAGGCCGAGGCGGACCAGCCACAGCCCTACGGCGACGGCCGCGGCGAGGACGGCGACGGTCACCAGGATCTCGATGAGCATCAGGCGGTTCAGGGTCCCAGCCTCCTGGTCGAGCGGGAGGGCTACGACCAGGGTGCCGCCACCGAACGGTGGCTCCGAGACCCGCACCCGGAAGCGCGGCCCGCCCCGCTCGGCCGCGGCGACCGTCAGGTACACGGCCGGTTCGTCGACGGGCGGGCCCCCGTCGGAGTTGGACGCCGAGCCCGACCCGGATGTCGTGCCGGGTACGGGGAGCTGTGTGGGCAGGCGCGGGGTGGGCGGCGTCGCGTTACGGTTGGTGGAGCTCTAGAAGTTGCCGAGGATGTTGTTGTCCGGGTCCCTGATCTGCACGAACACGTCCGGGGGGAGCTGGCCGAGCAGCCGGGATGAGCCTCCCCCCGGGTCGGGGAAGGTGAAGGCGCGCTCGATGGCGCGCTCGATGCTGCGGTCGGCGCTGTCGAGCTGCTGGTCGACCCGCCCGAGCAGGAACGAGCGGAGCGCCGCGTAGGTGGCCACGTCGGCGACGGCCAGCCCGCAGACGACCAGCACCAGCAGGGCGGCCAGGAGGCGGCCCCGGAGCGACAGCGGTCGCGGCGGGGACAGCGGTCGCGGCCATGACCGCCGCCATCCGGTCACCATGACTCACTCCGTCTGGTTCGCCGGGAGCCGAAGGGTGTAGCCGACCAGGCGGATGGTGTGGATCAGCGGCGGGCCGAGCCGGCGGCACGACCGGTCGCCGCCTCCTCGACTTCGAAGCCCTGGTAGCGCAGCGCGGTCGCGGAGGTGGTCGGTGCGCATCAGGGTCGTCGTGGTGCCCTTGACGGGCGACTGCACGCTGGTCGCCCCGCCGGTGATGGTCTCCTGGGCCTGTACCACCGGGGCGACCGCGGCCACCGTGCTGAGCTTCTGGAGGGCGCCAAGGTCGGACAGCTTGAGGCTGTTGGCGGATCCCGCCGCCCCGGCGACGCCGCGGCCGAAGCCGCGGGCGAAGCCGCGGGCGCTGGTTACGGTGAGGGTGTTGGCGCCAAGGCCGCTGAACTGGTCGTTGACGTCCGCGGCGGAGCCGCGCCCCACCGCGACCAGGGTGACCACCGAGCCGACCCCGATGATCACCCCGATCACGGTGAGCGCCGAGCGGGCGGCGTTGGCGCGCAGCCGGTCGACGCCCAGGCGGATCGCCTCGAAGATCACTGCACGACCCCCCCGAAGCCGCCGCCCTGCCGGGTCGGCGTCTGCGTCTGGGTGCCGGTGCCGCTCTGCTGGCTGCTGGCGGTCACGCCGGTCACGACCTCCTGGCCGGGCTGCACCCCGGCGACGATCTCGGTGCCGCTCGGGGTGGTGAGCCCGACGATGACCTGGCGGGTCACCGGCTCGCCGTCCAGCATGACCTCGACGGTGGGGGTGTTGGCGCTCCCGCCGATCGCGGAGGTCGGTACGATCACCACCCCCTGCTGGCTGACCACGACCACGCTGGCCTGGCCGGTCATGCCCGCGCGGGCACCGGTCGGCGGGCTTGTCGGCTGCACGGTCACCGCGTACTGCACCACCGTGTTCGACCCGGCCGTCGACTGCGTGCTCTCGGCCTGGGCCGGGATCGACGTGACCGTGGCCTGGGTGGTCGCCCCGGACAGGGCGTCGAACATGAGTTGGGCGTGCTGGCCCGGGCGCAGCCGCGAGACGTCGAGCTGGCTGACGTCGGCCTGCGCGACCAGCCCGCCCGGCACGCCCAGAGTCGCCAGGGTCGTCTGCGGGCCGACCTGCTCGCCTGCCTTCACCAGGACCTGCAGCGCGACCGAGTCTGGCGGGTAGGACACGAACGACGACAGGCCGAGCGTGCCGGTCTCGTCCAGGCCCTGGTCGCCCTGCCATGCCTCCAGCGCGGCGACCGTGCCGGCGCCGAAGGTCCCGTCGATCGTGCCTGGGTCGTGGCCCGCCGCCTTGAGGGCGGACTGCAGCGCCTTGACGTACTCGCCGGCGCGCAGTTCGAGATCGACGCTGGTCAGCACCGGCACGGGGATCGACCCGCGCCGGTAGGTGCGGGCCAGCGCCCAGGTCCGCACGATCGGTGACGCCGTTCTCACCGCGTTGGTCCTCCGCATCCTCGCGATCGTTCGTGGTGGATACTCGCCAGCGGACCTTGAGGCCCGCTGAGGGTCAGCTGAAACTCCGCTGTGGGTTCAGCATGAGCCTCGGTTCAGCGGCCCACTCCCAGGCGCCGGCGGGCGAGCGCCTTCAGCCGGCTGGCCAGCTCCGGATCGTCGGCACCCACTCGCCCCGACCCGGGGGCTGATCGGTCGCGAGGGTCCTGGCCAGGGCGCGCGGCAGTGGCATCGCCTGGCTCAGCCCGAGTAGTGCCGCCAGCCGAGCCAGGTGCTCGCCCAGGTGCCGGTCAGGTCCCGGCAGACCCAGACCGGCTGGCCCTGCTCCTCGTTGTCGACCCCTTGGCCGTTGTCCAGCCGGGCGGCCAGGGTGACCGACCGGAAGCGCTCCTGGAGGAAGGCGCGGCGCTGGGAGTAGCCGACCACGATCACCACCCGCCCGTCGCCGCTCGGCGGCCCCCACCACCAGGAGGAGTTGTGCCCGCTGAACACAGCGTCGCGTCCCCAGGTGCCGCCGTAGCGGGCCAGGGCGCCCGCTTCTCCGTAGTTGGCGGTCACGGCGATGGCCGCGGCCCGCTCGGCCGGCGGCAACCCGTCGCGTACCCGCAGCACCTGGGCCACGTAGGTGGGCCAGGCGAAGGTCTCGCCGGCGTCATAGTTCGCCTTGGCGACCACGGTGAGCGTCGAGGCGGGCAGCACCGGCAGCAGCAGCGGCAGGGGCAGGGCGGCGGCCAGCGCGACCGCCGGCAGCAGCCGGCGCAGCGGCAGGCCGCCCCCGCCGTGACGCTCGCGCCGGCGGGCGAGCCGGACGGCGCCCGCTGCGAACAGGACCGGGTAGAAGCCGAAGGCGTAGTACGGCTTGCCCCCGACCAGCATGTAGAAGGCGACGAACACCAGGTAGGCCACGGCCAGCGGCCGCCAGGCGCGTGCCCAGCCGTCGCGCAGCAGCGCCACCAGCCCCAGGAGCCACACCGGCGCGAGCAGCGGGTTGGTCACCAGCAGCTGCAACGGCAGGAAGGCAAGGCCAGCGCCGAGGCCGCCGTCCTCGGCGCGCAGGTCGGCGAACACGGCCAGCTGCGGCCAGCCATGGCCGGCCTGCCACGCCAGGTAGGGCGCCCACAGCAGCGCCGCGACCGCGGCGCCGGCCAGCAGCCAGCGGCTGGCCAGCAGGCTCCTGGCGTCCCGGTCGGCGAGCACGCCGACCAGCCCGGCGCCGGCGAGCTGGGCCATGGTGGCCTTGTTGAGCAGGCCGACCCCCGCGACCAGGCCGATCGGCAGCCACAGCCGGCGGTCGCCGGTGCCGAGCAGGCGGACCAGCAGCCACAGCCCGACCGCCCAGGCAAGCAGGTCGTAGGTGGTCGTGGAGTGCAGGTGCCCGGTGCCCAGGGTGACGCCCGAGCCGGCCACGCAGGCCGCGGCGAGCAGCTGGGCGGCGCGGCCGCCGCCCAGCTCCCGGGTCAGCAGCCCGGTCACCACGACCAGCGCGCCTACCGCCAGGGCGGGCAGGAGCCGCAGGCCGAGCAGCGAGTCGCCGAACAGCAGCCGGGCCAGCCCAGCGAGGGCGGGAGTGAGCGGCGGCTGGTCGACGTAGCCCCAGGCCAGGTGGCGCGACGCGACCAGAAAGTAGAGCTCGTCGCGGTGGTAGCCGTAGCGGCTGGCCACGGCCAGCAGGAGCGCCACCAGCGCCGCTGCCACCCCGAGCAGCCCTCTGGTGGCGACTGGCGGTCGCGGAATGGCGGCGCGCTCGGCGCGCTGGGTCACGGACACACCCGGCATCGTGCCGCAAGACCGCCGCTTCGCCCCAGCCGGCCCCCGGGTGAGCGGCTGCGGGCGCGGTCGCGCGGCGGACGTCCTGGTTGGATCGGGGCAGAACGAATGCTGCTTGCAGGACCGCTCAGCCGGCGGTGCGCTCGCAGTAGGCGGGGATGTTGCCGGCGCCGCCGGCGGCGGCCGCGAGCGCGTCGGCGTCGAGCTTCCTGCTCTCGTTGCTCTTGCTGGCCAGGTAGTCCTTGCACAGCAGGCGCAGGGTGGCCGCGGTCGGCGGCGCGTTGTTGGGGGGGCCGCCCGACTGGCCCTGCCCGGAGCCTCCCTGCCCGGGCCCGGAGCTGGCCGGGCCGGGTGCGATGCGCTCGCAGTAGGCGGGGATCTGGTCGGCGCCGCCGGCGGCGGCCGCGAGCGCCTGGAACGAGGTCGAGTCGAGCTTCTTGCCCCTGTCGCCCTGGCCGGCCGACCAAGCCGTGCAGAGGCCGCGTGCGGCCTGTGTGGTGAGCGCCGGTGCGCCAGGCTGCGGGCCGGTCCCGCTCGTGGAGGTGCCCGGTGCCCGGCTGGTGGTGACCGCCGGGGCCTTCCCGCCCGCCCGGGGGACCGCCCCCCGGACCAGCGACCCGGCCCCCGGGTCGCTGGTCCCGGGCAGGACCGCGCGGGCCAGCCGCTGCACGGGTGCCGGCAGGTTGCCGGTGACCGCCGCGGCGGTGCCGCCGACCGAGACCGCCGCAGCCACCGCGAGCGCGGCCAGCCCGGCCCGGAGGCGCCCGGCCCCGGCCGGGCGCCCCGGGGCCGGACGCCTCCGAGCCGCCCGTCCGTGCTCGGCCGACCTTTGGGCCGCCCGTCCGTGCTCCGCCCGAGGGGAAGCGGGCGGGTGCGCGGCCTTGAACGCGGCCAGGGCGGGTGCCGCCCCGGCCAGCTCGTCAATGGTGGGCGGCCCCGCCGCCGCTGCCAGCACCTCGGCCACCCTGGCGTAGGCGGGCGGCAGGTCGCCCGGGTCGAGGTCGCCGGCCAGCAGCCGCTCGGCCGCGGCCTGGTCGAGGGCGAGCGGGTCGGACCCGTCGGGGTCGTTCAGCAGTCGGCGCATCTCGGTCGAGAGAGCGTCCTCGTCGGCCATGGCGTTACACCGCCCTTCCCGAGCGGGCGTCCTGACCCAGCCGTTCGGCCAGCCGGCGCAGGCCGCGATGGGCCAGCACCCGCACCGTGCCGGGAGGCTTGCCGACGATCTCGGCCACGTGGGCGACGTCCAGGCCGGCCACCACGCGCAGGGTGACCACCTCGGCCTGGTCCTCGGTCAGGGTGGCGATCAGGGCGAGGGCGGAGCGCCCGGAGATGGCTTCGAGGGCCGAGGCGGCCGGGTCGTCGGGTGCCTCCAGGTGGGCGAGCGCGTCCACGGGCACCGGCTCGGTCGCCTGGCGGGCGGCGCGGCGCCGCCAGTCGACCGTCCGGTGCCGGGCGATCAGGAAGATCCAGGAGCGGAAGCGCGGCTCGTCGCCGGAGAACCGGCCCAGGCCGCGCACCACCTCGAGCCAGGTATCGGCGGCCAGGTCCTCGGCCATGGGGGACGCCAGCACGCGCAGGTAGCGGAGCAGGGGGGGCTGCAGGTCGAGCCAGAGCCTGGTGAAGGCGCGCTCGTCCCCGCCGGCGGCGGCGGCGAGCACCTGGGGGAACGCCGGCCCGATCACCGCCCACGCCCTTCCGCGCGGTACTGCCACGGGCGCCGGGCTTGCATCTCGATCCCCCTGACGAACCGGTCTCCAAGGCCCGACCAACGTGCAGGTTCCGTCCGGAGGTGTCAAATTGCCTCGTTCTCGCACCTTCCCGCCAGAAGCGGGGAAGTGGGCGGCGCCGCTCGGCCGGCCTGCGTTTCCCGCTCGTCGGCGATGGGTACTCGGCTCCAGCAGAGCGTTCATCCGTGCGAAAAGGAGCAGGCATGACTCTCGGCGCCAGCATCTTCCTGATCGTGATCGGCGCGATCCTCACGTTCGCGGTCAACTGGACCACGTCCGGGTTCGACATCAACGTCGTCGGCATCATCCTCATGCTCGCGGGCGTGGTCGGGCTCGCCCTCACGCTGTTCCTGTCGAGCAACTCGCGCTACCGCCGGCGCCGGACCCTCGGCGGGCCCGACACCATCGTGGAGGAGCGCCCGATCATCGAGGAGCGCCGCTACGAGCGGGACGACCTTCCCTAGACCGTTCACGATCGGGTGACGGGACCGGCACGCTCGACCTCTCCCTGCTCCCGTGAGCCTCACCTGCTCCCGTGAGCCTCGGGCGGAAACGGGCTGGCCAGGCACTCGGCGGGCAGCTCGAACCAGCGCAGCGCCTCGAAGTCGGCTGACAGCGGCGCGGCCGCCTGCCGCCCAGCCTGGCCGTCGGGGCCCTGCGCCGCTGCGAGCAGTCGTTTCGCCTGGTCCAGGTAGCCGGCGAGCGCGGCCTCTGGGGCGCGTTGGGTGGGCGCCTGGTAGCGGAGCTGCCCCTGCTGGTCGTAGTGGAGGTGGTGCAGGCGCAGTGGCGGTTCGACCAGCCCGCGGCGGTGGCGCCACCGGGCGGTGGCGGGGTCGAAGGCGTACTCGGGGAGCAGCTTGTAGCCCTGGTCGGCGACCAGGTGGACGGCGTCGAGCAGGTAGGCGAACACGGCCTGGGAGATGAAGTAGTTGAAGTTGACCCGCACCCAGCCCGGTTTGATGCCCTCGCAGCCCCGGGCGATCTCGCGTTCGAACTGGTGGGACCGGTCGATGTCGATGCCGAGCAGGCGGTGGCCGTAGGGCCCGGCGCACGAGCAGCCGCCCCGGGACTGGATGCCGAACAAGTCGTTGAGCAGCGCGACCACGAAGTTGTGGTGCAGGTAGGCCGGGCCGTGGCGGACCACGAACGACACGATCGACAGCCGCTCGGCGCCGATGTTGCCGAGCAGCTCGATGTTGGGGTTGGCGCCCCAGGAAGCGATGGCCCGGCGGATGAACGACTGCTCTCGCAGCTGGATCGCGTGGGTCCCGACCGCCTGCTTGAGCTGGAACACCAGGCCGGCCCGGATCGCCCCGACGATGGCTGGGGTGCCGCCCTCCTCGCGCTGCACCGGGTCGTCGAGGTAGCGGTGCTCGGTGGGGTTGACGTAGGCGACGGTGCCGCCGCCGGGCACGGTGGGGACCCGGTTGCGCAGCAGTTCCCTGCGCACGACCAGCACCCCGGGGGTGCATGGGCCGCCGATGAACTTGTGGGGTGACAGAAACACCGCGTCCTTGTAGGCCGGCCCGGTGTCGGGGGAGCCCATGTCGACGTCGACGTAGGGGCCGGCGGCTGCGAAGTCCCAGAACGACAGCGCCCCGTGGCGGTGCAGCAGCGCCGAGATGGTGGGGGTGTCGGAGATGATGCCGGTGACGTTGGAGGCGGCCGAGAAGCTGCCGATCCTCAGGGGCCGGTCGGCGTGGCGGCGCAGCTCGGCCTCGAGCCGGGCGGTGTCGATGTGGCCGTCGGTGTCCTCGGGGATCACGACGACGTCGGCGATGGACTCCCGCCAGGGCAGCTCGTTGGAGTGGTGCTCGAACGGGCCGATGAACACCACCGGTCGCTCGGTGGCCGGGATCTGGGCCGACAGGCCGTAGCGGTCGTCGAGGTCGGCGGGGATGCGCAGGTTGAGGATGCCGATGAGCTTGTCGATGGCGCCGGTGGAGCCCGAGCCGCAGAACAGCACCACGGTCTGGTCGCCGCCGCCGACGGCGTCGCCGATGATCTGGCGGGCGTCTTCGCGCAGCCGGGTGGTCTGCAGCCCCGTGCCTGAGCTCTCGGTGTGGGTGTTGGCGTAGCGGGGCAGGACCTCGGCGCGGATGAAGTCCTCGATGAACCCCAGCGCGCGGCCCGACGCGGTGTAGTCGGCGTAGGTCACCCGGCGCGGGCCGTACGGCCCGTCCATCACCTCGTCGTCACCGACAACCGAAGCCCGGACCCGCTCGACGAGCGCGGTCGTCTGCGCGGGCATGGCACCTTCAGGCGCGGGCATGGCGCCTTCAGGCGCGGGCATGGCGCCTTCAGGCGCGGGCATGGCGCCTTCAGGCGCGGGCATGGCGCCTTCAGGCGCGGGCATGGCGCCTCCAGGCCCTGCCGGGGTCACCTGGCGAGCGAGGTGCCCGCGGACATGAGGTCCTCGCAGGCCCCCACCACCCGGGCCGCCATCGACGCCTCGGCCTTCTTCATGTAGGTGCGCGGGTCGAAGCTCTTCTTGTCCCCGACCTCGCCGTCGACCCGAAGCACCCCGTCGTAGTGGGTGAACATGTGGTCGGCGATGGGCCGGGTGAAGGCGTACTGGGTGTCGGTGTCGACGTTCATCTTCACCGCCCCGTAGCCGATCGCCTCGCGGATCTCGGTGAGCAACGACCCCGAGCCGCCGTGGAACACCAGGTCGAACGGCCGGTCCTTGCCCACCCGGGCGCCCACGGCGCGCTGGATGTCGTCGAGGATCCCCGGGCGGAGCACGACGTTGCCCGGCTTGTAGACGCCGTGGACGTTGCCGAAGGTCGCCGCCAGGAGGTAGCGGCCCCGCTCGCCGGTGCCGAGCACCTCGGCGGTGCGGAGCGCGTCCTCCGGGGTGGAGTAGAGCCGCTCGTCGATCGCGCCGACCACGCCGTCTTCCTCGCCGCCGACCACGCCGATCTCCAGCTCCATGACCACCCGGGCCGAGGCGCACTCGGCCAGCAGCTCCTCGGCGATCCGGAGGTTCTCCTCCAGCGGCACGGCCGAGCCGTCCCACATGTGGGACTGGAACAGCGGCTCGCCGCCGGCCGCGACCCGCTCCTGGGACAGCTTGAGCAGCGGCCGCATGTAGCTGTCGAGCTTGTCCTTGGGGCAGTGGTCGGTGTGCAGGGCCACGTGCACGGGATACCTGGCCGCGACGGTGTGGGCGAACTCGGCCAGCGCGGCTGCGCCGGTGACCATGTCCCTGACCTGCTGGCCGGACAGGAACTCGGCCCCGCCGGTGGAGACCTGCACGATGCCGTCGCTTCCGGCCTCGGCGAAGCCGCGCAGGGCGGCGTTGAGCGTCTCCGAGGAGGTCACGTTGATCCCGGGATAGGCGAACCCGCCGGCCTTGGCCCGGTCGAGCATCTCGGCGTACACCTCAGGAGTGGCGATGGGCATGTGGTCCTCCCTGCCAGGCGCCTATGTGGTAGGTGGAGTATCTCCCACGGGCCCGCCGGCCGGAAGCGGTCCGGCCGATGCGATCCTCCGTAGGACTCCAACAGCTCCTGCCCGCAGGGCTTTTGAGCAGGTTTGCCCGCAAGGTTTGAGCGGTTCTGCCGGCAGGGCCTTGAGCACCTCTGTCCACCTCACAGGTGGCGGCGCTGCTCCCTGGCCACCGGTCAGGCCAGGGGATGGGGGGTGTGGTCGAGCTGCTCGGGCGTGGTGGGGCAGTCGGTCAGGCCGAGCCGGTGAGGAAGCTCGTACAGGCGGGTCCCCCCCAGCCGGTGGGCCTTCCACCCGAAGTCGAGAGGCTGGAAGCCGGGTACGAGCACGCGGACCACGTGCAGCCCGGTCCCGCCCACGTCCTTGAGGGTGAGGTCGCAGTACAGCAGGTCCCCGCCCTGGGACGAGAGATGCTCGACGAGCCGGCGCAGGCCGGCCCGGGCGCCGGCCGGAGCCGGCCCCCGCCAGTCGAGCTCGACGGGCGACCCGCACTCCAGGAACTCGAAGGCGCCGAGCGCCCGCGGGTCGGCGTAGAGCAGGGCGTGGTCGTCCGCGGTGGCGACCAGGCGCGGGTCGGCCCCGAGCCGCCTGCTGCGCGCCCGCAGCGCTGGGACGCGCAGGGCCATGTGGAGGAACGGGCGGGCCTGCCCCATCTCCAGCACGGCCTTGCGGGCCGCGCTGGCCGGGTCGAGGTCCGCGCCGAGCCCCACCGTCACCGGCGGGCCCTCGCCGTGCCGCTGCATCCCGAGGCAGAGGAAGACGTGGCAGGGATGGTCGCTGGGCAGCCGGTGCAGCCGCACCTCCACGCCGTGGCGCCGGTACGCCCCGACCAGGTCCACCAGCTCGGAGTCCGGGTGGCCGAGCGGGTCGACCCGCTGCCCGGGGAGCCGGTTCAGCCAGGCGATCACGAAGGCGTCCCGCTCGAGCACCTCGAGCGCGCCGGCCAGGACCGCGCCGGCCAGGCTGGTCCCCGCGGCCAGGCCGGTGGAGGTGGTAGGGAAGATGCGCTCCTCGGGCGAGGCCGGCGGGTAGTCCATGGACACGGCCAGGGCGGGCACGAGGACGCGGGCGCCGCTCACCAGTGACCGGCCCGCGACCCAGCCCATCACCGTCCGCTCGCTGTAGGGGGCGTAGGGGAGCGTGGCGTACTGCCCGGGCCCGTACAGCACCAGCGCGCGCGGGTCCAGGGCGCCGTCCAGTTCCTCGCGCGGGGCTCGGACCACGCCGTCCCGGTCGCGCCAGGCGCCCGCGTAGCGCTCCACCGCCTCGCCGAGCGCGCCGCGGCGCGCCTCGGCGAGGGTCGTCCCCTTGCCCGAGTGCAGCAGCCAGCGGTCGGCGGTCCGCCCGGCGCCGTCGAGGTCGGCCAGCTCGGCCACGACGACGTGGGGCAGGACCGGCTCCCGGGGGTCCTTGGGCAGCCGCTCGAGCCGGGTCACCACCCCGCACCAGGGGTCGACCAGCGACGGGACGGCGTCGAGGAGGTCGCCGCCCGGCCCGGAGGCCGGGCCGACCAGGTCGGCCAGGGGCGGCGGCGTGCGCACGGCAGGCCCGACCGGGTCGCAGACGGGGCAGCCGGGCACTGCCAGGACCGTGTGGACCCGGTCCCGGCCCGTGCCCAGGTCGAGCTCCCGGACCCGGCCGGCGAGCCCCGGCGCGCCCGGGGCGAGCAGGTGCCCGAGCGCCGCCTCGGCCGCCGCCTCGGCCAGCGTCCCAGCGGCAGCCGACGCGAGCTCCGGCGGCCCGGGGGGGTTGGGTGGCCCGGGTTCGGGTGGCCCGGGGGGTTCCGGGCGCGCCGCGTCGGCCCGGGCGCGGCCGTCGCCGCAGGCCAGGATGCGCGCCCGCCAGCACGCCCAGCAGGCCGTCCGCCCTGGCACGAACAGCGGGCCGATGAGCGCCACCGGCCCGTCGAGCCATGCGTGCAGGACCGGGACCCGGTGGGCAAGACCCCGGGCGTCGAGCCAGACGTCGACCTCGCCCGACCCGGCGTCGAAGCAGCCAGCGAGCAGGTGGCAGCCTGCAGCGAGCGCGTCGAGGTGGTCCGGCTGGCACCCGGCCGGGTCGACGAGGACCAGCTCGCCGACCCCGCGGGCGGTCAGGACGGCTCCCAGCGGAGCGCCGAGCCCCTCCGGGGCGACGACGGCGACCCGCACGCCCGCCAGCCGGCCGCGCACCTGGGATGCGGGCAGGCCCAGTGACCCCAGGCAAGCAGGCGCCAGGCCGGCTGGCCGGCCGCGCGGCGGCACGGGCGCGGTCTGCGCTACGAGCGGAGGAGCCTCCGGATCTTCTGGTAAGCATCCAGCCGCTTGTCGGCCTGCTGGTCGGTACGCTCGTCCTCGGCGCTGACGGTGAGACCAGGCTGGGGCCCGCACGGGAAGCCGGCGACGATCGCTTGGGCCTTGAGTGCCTCGAAGACCGTAATGTAGGTCTGGATCTCCTGGTCGGTGACCTGCGCCTCTTTCCCGCGCGCTTTCAGGTTCGTCCTGGTCTCGGCGACGAAGTCGCGGCCTCTGGTTTCGCCTGCCATCTGCTACCTCCCCGATCGTGCCGAGCGGTGTCGAGCTACTGCGGAGGGTCCGGCGGATCACGCGTCTGGAGCGAGCGGGCGAAGCAGGACATTTCGCTTCAGCGTGATGGTCGCTGCCGCGGGTGCGGGCGTCAACCCCGCCTCGCCCCAGCCTGTTGCGGGCGTCAACCCGCTGTCCCGGGCGTGGGGCGTCACCCCTGCTGCACGTGCGGGCGCGGGCTCACCCCTCCTGCGCGTGCGGGCGGCCAGCGGGGTCGTCCACGAGGGCCGAGAGCAGCCGCCGGGCGTGCTCGGCGGCCACCAGGTTGCCCTTGCGGGCCCAGCGCTGCTCCGCCCGTTCCAGGGCGGGCCGTGCCTCCATGGCGCGGCCGGCCGCTTCGAGGACCACGGCGCGGTCCCGCCAGGCGCTCGCCT
The sequence above is a segment of the Actinomycetes bacterium genome. Coding sequences within it:
- a CDS encoding TOMM precursor leader peptide-binding protein; this encodes MRGRLAGVRVAVVAPEGLGAPLGAVLTARGVGELVLVDPAGCQPDHLDALAAGCHLLAGCFDAGSGEVDVWLDARGLAHRVPVLHAWLDGPVALIGPLFVPGRTACWACWRARILACGDGRARADAARPEPPGPPEPGPPNPPGPPELASAAAGTLAEAAAEAALGHLLAPGAPGLAGRVRELDLGTGRDRVHTVLAVPGCPVCDPVGPAVRTPPPLADLVGPASGPGGDLLDAVPSLVDPWCGVVTRLERLPKDPREPVLPHVVVAELADLDGAGRTADRWLLHSGKGTTLAEARRGALGEAVERYAGAWRDRDGVVRAPREELDGALDPRALVLYGPGQYATLPYAPYSERTVMGWVAGRSLVSGARVLVPALAVSMDYPPASPEERIFPTTSTGLAAGTSLAGAVLAGALEVLERDAFVIAWLNRLPGQRVDPLGHPDSELVDLVGAYRRHGVEVRLHRLPSDHPCHVFLCLGMQRHGEGPPVTVGLGADLDPASAARKAVLEMGQARPFLHMALRVPALRARSRRLGADPRLVATADDHALLYADPRALGAFEFLECGSPVELDWRGPAPAGARAGLRRLVEHLSSQGGDLLYCDLTLKDVGGTGLHVVRVLVPGFQPLDFGWKAHRLGGTRLYELPHRLGLTDCPTTPEQLDHTPHPLA
- the fbaA gene encoding class II fructose-bisphosphate aldolase, which codes for MPIATPEVYAEMLDRAKAGGFAYPGINVTSSETLNAALRGFAEAGSDGIVQVSTGGAEFLSGQQVRDMVTGAAALAEFAHTVAARYPVHVALHTDHCPKDKLDSYMRPLLKLSQERVAAGGEPLFQSHMWDGSAVPLEENLRIAEELLAECASARVVMELEIGVVGGEEDGVVGAIDERLYSTPEDALRTAEVLGTGERGRYLLAATFGNVHGVYKPGNVVLRPGILDDIQRAVGARVGKDRPFDLVFHGGSGSLLTEIREAIGYGAVKMNVDTDTQYAFTRPIADHMFTHYDGVLRVDGEVGDKKSFDPRTYMKKAEASMAARVVGACEDLMSAGTSLAR
- a CDS encoding aminotransferase class V-fold PLP-dependent enzyme, which encodes MPAQTTALVERVRASVVGDDEVMDGPYGPRRVTYADYTASGRALGFIEDFIRAEVLPRYANTHTESSGTGLQTTRLREDARQIIGDAVGGGDQTVVLFCGSGSTGAIDKLIGILNLRIPADLDDRYGLSAQIPATERPVVFIGPFEHHSNELPWRESIADVVVIPEDTDGHIDTARLEAELRRHADRPLRIGSFSAASNVTGIISDTPTISALLHRHGALSFWDFAAAGPYVDVDMGSPDTGPAYKDAVFLSPHKFIGGPCTPGVLVVRRELLRNRVPTVPGGGTVAYVNPTEHRYLDDPVQREEGGTPAIVGAIRAGLVFQLKQAVGTHAIQLREQSFIRRAIASWGANPNIELLGNIGAERLSIVSFVVRHGPAYLHHNFVVALLNDLFGIQSRGGCSCAGPYGHRLLGIDIDRSHQFEREIARGCEGIKPGWVRVNFNYFISQAVFAYLLDAVHLVADQGYKLLPEYAFDPATARWRHRRGLVEPPLRLHHLHYDQQGQLRYQAPTQRAPEAALAGYLDQAKRLLAAAQGPDGQAGRQAAAPLSADFEALRWFELPAECLASPFPPEAHGSR